One Rhodoferax sp. GW822-FHT02A01 genomic window, GCTGCCGGATCTGAAGATGTCCATCAACATCTCCAAGCGGCAGCTGTTCTCGGTGGACTTCATCTCCGATCTGCTTGCCGATGTGCAGACTTACGGACTGCAGCCGCGCGACATCCAGCTGGAGATCACGGAGTCTGTCGCATTGGCTGATGTCACCTACGCGGACGAGCGCTTGCGCTCTCTTGCTGCAGCAGGGTTCAGCTTATCGATTGATGACTTCGGCACCGGCTATGCGTCGCTGTCGCAATTGCACGACCTGCCCATTGGTGAATTGAAGATCGACATTTCCTTTGTGCGCCGTCTGCATACCGAGGACGGCTACCGCATGGTGCAGGGCATTCTGGGCCTGGCCAAGGCACTTCGACTGAGCACGGTGGCCGAAGGTGTGGAGGACGCAGACACGGCGCGCTTATTGGGCGAGATGGGTGTGGATCTGCTCCAGGGCTATTTCTTTGCCCGCCCCTGCTCGCGGGAAGACTTTGTGGCGCTGCCTCTCTTTGCCGGTGTTCATTGAGGTGCTCGCATAAGTTGCTGTGCTATTGCGGGCATTGGTGAATGCAATTGGCGTTCATCCGCAAGCCCACCTACACTGAACTTCGCTTTTATCGCAACCGGAGTCCAGCATGTCAAAAGAAGCCCAATGTCCTTTTCCACACGCTGCCCAAAAGACAGCCACAGCCGCTGCGCCATCCAACGCTGACTGGTGGCCTCATCAGATCAAGCTTGGAATCCTGCATCAGCATGCGGCAGAGTCCAACCCCATGGGGGCAGACTTCGATTACGCGCAGGAGTTCAAGAGCCTGGACTTGCATGCCGTGGTCAAGGACCTGCATGCGTTGATGGTGGATTCGCAGGACTGGTGGCCTGCGGACTGGGGTCACTACGGCGGCCTCATGATCCGCATGGCCTGGCACTCTGCCGGCACCTACCGCGTGGGCGACGGCCGTGGCGGTGCGGGCAGTGGCAACCAACGCTTTGCTCCGCTCAATAGCTGGCCCGACAACGGCAACCTCGACAAGGCGCGTCGCCTGCTCTGGCCCATCAAGCAGAAGTACGGGCGCAAGCTCTCCTGGGCCGACCTCATCATCCTGGCCGGCAACGTGGCGCTGGAATCCATGGGCTTCAAGACCTTCGGCTTTGCCGGTGGCCGCGTCGACATCTGGGAGCCTGAGCAGGACGTCTACTGGGGTTCGGAGAAAGCCTGGCTAGCCACCAGCGACAAGGAAAACAGCCGCTACAGCGGGGACCGCAATCTGGAGAATCCATTGGCCGCGGTGCAGATGGGTCTCATCTATGTGAACCCCGAGGGCCCCGATGGAAAGCCCGATCCGGTGGCATCCGGCCGCGACGTGCGTGAGACCTTTGCCCGCATGGCCATGAACGATGAGGAAACGGTGGCCCTGGTGGCCGGCGGCCATACCTTCGGCAAGGCCCACGGCGCCGGTGACCCGGCTCTGGTCGGCCCCGAACCTGAAGGCGCCCCTATCGAGGAACAAGGCCTGGGCTGGATCAATAAGTTTGGCACTGGCAAAGGTGTGCACACCACCACCAGCGGTATCGAGGGCGCCTGGAAGCCCAACCCCACGACCTGGGACAACGGCTACTTCGATATGCTGTTCGGTTACGAATGGGAGCTGACCAAGAGCCCTGCCGGCGCCCACCAGTGGGTCGCCCGCAACGTCAAGCCGGAGCACATGATTCCCGACGCGCACGACGCCAGCAAGAAGCACCCGCCCATGATGACCACGGCTGACATGTCGCTGCGCATGGACCCGGTGTACGAGAAGATTTCGCGTCGCTTTCACCAGGACCCCGCAGCGTTTGCCGATGCCTTTGCCCGCGCCTGGTTCAAGCTCACCCACAGGGACATGGGGCCGCGCGCCCGCTATCTGGGTCCTCTGGTTCCCCAGGAAGAACTGATCTGGCAGGACCCCATTCCGGCAGTCAACCACGCGCTGGTGAATGAACAGGATGTTGCTGGACTCAAGGCCCAGGTGCTGGCCAGCGGCCTTACCGTTGCCCAATTGGTCGCTACCGCATGGGCATCGGCCTCTACGTTCCGCGGCAGTGACAAGCGTGGTGGAGCCAATGGCGCCCGCATCCGCCTGGCGCCGCAGAAAGATTGGGCCGTCAACCAATCCGCAGAGTTGCAAGAAGTGCTGCGCAAGCTCGAAGGCATTCAGCAGCAGTTCAACAGCGCGCAGTCCGGCGGCAAGCAGATCTCGCTGGCGGACCTCATCGTGCTGGCGGGCAATGCGGCCGTAGAGGCCGCAGCCAGCGCCGCCGGTCAGACTGTGACGGTACCGTTTGCACCGGGTCGTATGGACGCCAGTCAGGCACAGACCGATGTGGAATCTTTTGCCGTGCTGGAGCCGCAGGCAGATGGATTTCGCAACTACACGCGTGCCGGTCTGGAAGATGCGGCCGCCGAGTTGCTGCTGGACAAGGCCCAACAGCTCACGCTGACGGCGCCGGAGATGACGGTGTTGGTAGGCGGCCTGCGCGTCCTGGGCGCCAACGCAGGTCACACCCCGCACGGTGTGTTCACCTCCCGGGCCGGAGCACTGCACAACGACTTTTTCGTGAACCTGCTCGACATGCGCACCAAGTGGAGCAGGTCGTCTACTGCGGGCGTGTTTGAAGGGCGTGATCGCAGCACAGGGGTGGTGAGGTGGACCGGAACGGTGGCCGATCTGGTCTTTGGCTCCAATGCCCAACTGCGCGCGCTGGCCGAGGTCTACGCCGCCAGCGATGCAGAGCAGAAGTTCGTGCACGACTTCGTGGCCGCCTGGACCAAGGTCATGAGTCTGGATCGCTTCGACCTCGCCTGAATGCCGCAGCCTGGCCGCCGCGCTTCAGTAGTGCGGCGGCGTGATCACCCACAGTACCTGGGTCGTGTCCTTGCCATGGTTGGCACAGCGGTGCACCTCGGTGCTTTTGAAGGAGAAACTGTCGCCCGCGTTCAGCGTGAAGTGCCGGCCCGATACCCACAGCTCCAGCGTGCCAGCCAACACCAGTCCGGCCTCGGCGCCATCGTGGCTGTAGTCCTCGCTGTCGGCACCGGGGGCGATGGAGCTGATCAGCAATTCCAGAGGTCCGCTCAGGTTGGGTGACAGCAGCTCTTCAGTGATGCCCAGGCCGGTGAACGACATACGGCGCCGGTTGTTGGCGCGCACCACGATATCGCGTTCGGCGGCCACACCATCGTTGCTTTGCTGGAAGAACCAGTTCATGTGCACACCCAGCACATCGCTGATCTTCTTGAGCACGCCTATGGGCAGACGCGAATGGTTGCGCTCCAACTGGCTCAGGTAACCCACCGAAATGCCCGCGGCCTGCGACACCTCCTTGAGCGTCAGATTGCGTGCCTTGCGCAGGTCGCGCAGCTGTTCGCCAATCGACGCCTCCGGGTCGAATGCAGACGGCTGCGCATCGTCAGTCGCAGGGTCGTCGGGATGGGGCAGGCGGGCTGCTTGAATGGCCATGGCGTGATGTTAGCCCCGAATGCGCGCACCCTTGGGGTCGTAGAAGGCGGTAAGCGTTGCCTCGGCAGCAAAGCGCTCGCCCGCCACCTCGATCTCGTAGCGTCCTTGCAGTGGTGCAGCGGCTTGGGTCGCGTCACCGAACTCCACGTAGCCCATGCCCAGCGACTTGCCGATCGCGTGGCCGAACATACCCGAGGTGATGCGCCCCACGATCACGCCATCGCGCAGAATGGGTTCGTTGTGGTAGAGCAGTGGTGTAGTGTCTTGCAGTGCGAACTGCAGCAGCCTGCGCGTCACGCCACGGGCCTTCTGCGCCAGCAAAGCCTCCTTGCCGATGAAGCCATCGGGCTTGTTCCAGGCCACAGCAAAGCCCAGGCCAGCCTGCAGCGGTGTGTCCTCGTCGCTGATGTCGTGACCCCAGTGGCGGTAGCCCTTTTCCATGCGCAGGGAGTTGAGCGCGTGGTAGCCCGCGAGCTTGAGTCCATAGGCCTTGCCCGCTTCCATCAGCACGTCGAACACACCCGCTGCACATTCGGTGGGGATGTACAGCTCCCAGCCCAGTTCGCCCACATAGGTGATGCGGCTGGCGCGCACCCGCGTATAGCCCAGGTCGATGATTTGCGAGGTGCCGAAGGGGAAGGCGGCGTCCGACATGTCGGCGGGTGTCAGACTGGCCAGCAGCTCACGCGAACGCGGCCCCATGAGGCTGAGCACCGCCATGCTGGACGTCACATCCACCGCCGTGGCCCGCGCGTCGGCTGGGATGTTGCGCCGCAGCCAGGTGAAGTCGCGCGTCTGCGTGGCCGCAGCCGTCACCACCAGGAAGCGGTCGGGCGCCTCGCGGGTGATGGTGAGGTCGGCTTCTATGCCGCCACGCTGGTTCAGCCACTGGGTATAGACAATCTTGCCCACCGGCACGGCTACGTCGTTGGCGCTGATCTGGTTGAGCACGCGTTCGGCATCCGGCCCCTGCACCACGAACTTGGCAAACGAGGACTGGTCGAACAGGCCCACGCCCTGGCGCACCGCTATGTGCTCGGCGGCGCTGTGTTCAAACCAGTTCTGGCGGCCGTAGCTGTAGACGTACTGCGGCTGCACGCCTTCGGGTGCAAACCAGTTGGCGCGCTCCCAGCCCGCGGTTTCGCCAAAGCAGGCGCCCTGCGCGGCCAGGCGGTCGTGCAGCATGGATTTGCGCACGCCGCGCGCCGTCTCAGGTTGGCGGAAGGGCCAGTGCATGGCGTAGAGCAGGCCCAGCGTTTCCACCGTACGATCCCGTAGGTACTGCTTGTTGCGCTGGAACGGCATGCAGCGGCGGATGTCCACATCCCACAGGTCCATGGGCGGGTGGCCGTCCACGATCCAGTCGGCCAGCACCTTGCCGGCACCACCGGCAGACTGGATGCCGATGGAGTTGAAGCCCGCCGCCACAAACAGGTTGCGCACCTCGGGTGTCTCGCCCAGCAGGT contains:
- the katG gene encoding catalase/peroxidase HPI is translated as MSKEAQCPFPHAAQKTATAAAPSNADWWPHQIKLGILHQHAAESNPMGADFDYAQEFKSLDLHAVVKDLHALMVDSQDWWPADWGHYGGLMIRMAWHSAGTYRVGDGRGGAGSGNQRFAPLNSWPDNGNLDKARRLLWPIKQKYGRKLSWADLIILAGNVALESMGFKTFGFAGGRVDIWEPEQDVYWGSEKAWLATSDKENSRYSGDRNLENPLAAVQMGLIYVNPEGPDGKPDPVASGRDVRETFARMAMNDEETVALVAGGHTFGKAHGAGDPALVGPEPEGAPIEEQGLGWINKFGTGKGVHTTTSGIEGAWKPNPTTWDNGYFDMLFGYEWELTKSPAGAHQWVARNVKPEHMIPDAHDASKKHPPMMTTADMSLRMDPVYEKISRRFHQDPAAFADAFARAWFKLTHRDMGPRARYLGPLVPQEELIWQDPIPAVNHALVNEQDVAGLKAQVLASGLTVAQLVATAWASASTFRGSDKRGGANGARIRLAPQKDWAVNQSAELQEVLRKLEGIQQQFNSAQSGGKQISLADLIVLAGNAAVEAAASAAGQTVTVPFAPGRMDASQAQTDVESFAVLEPQADGFRNYTRAGLEDAAAELLLDKAQQLTLTAPEMTVLVGGLRVLGANAGHTPHGVFTSRAGALHNDFFVNLLDMRTKWSRSSTAGVFEGRDRSTGVVRWTGTVADLVFGSNAQLRALAEVYAASDAEQKFVHDFVAAWTKVMSLDRFDLA
- a CDS encoding XRE family transcriptional regulator; the encoded protein is MAIQAARLPHPDDPATDDAQPSAFDPEASIGEQLRDLRKARNLTLKEVSQAAGISVGYLSQLERNHSRLPIGVLKKISDVLGVHMNWFFQQSNDGVAAERDIVVRANNRRRMSFTGLGITEELLSPNLSGPLELLISSIAPGADSEDYSHDGAEAGLVLAGTLELWVSGRHFTLNAGDSFSFKSTEVHRCANHGKDTTQVLWVITPPHY
- a CDS encoding FAD-dependent oxidoreductase; this encodes MELPNQANVVIVGGGVVGVSLAYHLTLRGCKDVVLLERRQLTCGTTWHAAGLVGQLRATHNMTRLAQYTTGLYASLEQETGQATGFRQTGSLAIATHAERFEELRRGASMAKCFGLEVQTLTPSEVLALWPGMHGGDVVGGVFLPKDGRTNPIDTTQALAKGAKSRGARIFEDTAVEKILVENGRAVGVRTARGEIRADYVVNCGGMWAHELGAQTGTTVPLHAAEHFYIVTEPMAGLHADLPVLRDPDGCAYFKEDAGKLLVGWFEPVAKPWGMQGIPKSFCFDQLPDDLEHIEPLLAAAMHRVPQLEHTGINLFFNGPESFTPDDRYLLGETPEVRNLFVAAGFNSIGIQSAGGAGKVLADWIVDGHPPMDLWDVDIRRCMPFQRNKQYLRDRTVETLGLLYAMHWPFRQPETARGVRKSMLHDRLAAQGACFGETAGWERANWFAPEGVQPQYVYSYGRQNWFEHSAAEHIAVRQGVGLFDQSSFAKFVVQGPDAERVLNQISANDVAVPVGKIVYTQWLNQRGGIEADLTITREAPDRFLVVTAAATQTRDFTWLRRNIPADARATAVDVTSSMAVLSLMGPRSRELLASLTPADMSDAAFPFGTSQIIDLGYTRVRASRITYVGELGWELYIPTECAAGVFDVLMEAGKAYGLKLAGYHALNSLRMEKGYRHWGHDISDEDTPLQAGLGFAVAWNKPDGFIGKEALLAQKARGVTRRLLQFALQDTTPLLYHNEPILRDGVIVGRITSGMFGHAIGKSLGMGYVEFGDATQAAAPLQGRYEIEVAGERFAAEATLTAFYDPKGARIRG